One stretch of Xanthomonas sp. DAR 35659 DNA includes these proteins:
- a CDS encoding thymidine kinase: MAKLYFYYSAMNAGKTTTLLQSAHNYRERGMRTAILTPRLDHRAGSGVVASRIGLRAEGTSFVADTDLLATLEADIANHGPLHCVLVDEAQFLSRAQVWQLSEVVDRLRIPVLCYGLRTDFRGELFEGSQYLLAWADELQEIKTICHTGSKATMTVRVDENGHAVQDGPQVEIGGNERYVSVSRPEFKKIMRGEGRIDPLQIALPL; the protein is encoded by the coding sequence ATGGCGAAACTGTATTTCTACTATTCGGCGATGAACGCCGGCAAGACCACCACGCTGCTGCAGTCGGCGCACAACTACCGCGAGCGCGGCATGCGCACGGCGATCCTGACGCCGCGGCTGGACCACCGCGCCGGCAGCGGCGTGGTCGCCTCGCGCATCGGCCTGCGCGCCGAGGGCACGTCCTTCGTCGCCGATACCGATCTGTTGGCCACCCTCGAGGCCGACATCGCCAACCACGGGCCGCTGCACTGCGTGCTGGTGGACGAGGCGCAGTTCCTCAGCCGCGCGCAGGTGTGGCAGCTCAGCGAGGTGGTCGACAGATTGCGCATTCCGGTCTTGTGCTATGGGCTGCGCACCGATTTCCGCGGCGAACTGTTCGAAGGCAGCCAGTACCTGCTGGCCTGGGCCGACGAACTGCAGGAGATCAAGACCATCTGCCACACCGGCAGCAAGGCGACGATGACCGTGCGTGTGGACGAGAACGGCCACGCCGTGCAGGACGGCCCGCAGGTGGAGATCGGCGGCAACGAACGCTACGTGTCGGTGAGCCGCCCCGAGTTCAAGAAGATCATGCGCGGCGAAGGCCGCATCGATCCGTTGCAGATCGCGTTGCCGCTTTAG
- a CDS encoding glucan biosynthesis protein: MQRRDFLKNAAAAFAAMGLPAMPMLGQAAPAVGLRRLGKPQPFDYAWLKGHARAMAQAPYQSHKRVLPGPLEALNWDQYQSIRYRQDHALWAVDKGPKFQAKFFHLGLYFKSPVHMFDLVDGQAQELAYDGDAFDYGSSGLQGQHLPKELGFAGFRLNTKQDTERDFAAFLGASYFRAVGKEGQYGQSARGLAIDTGTGGPEEFPDFIAYWLEQPKAGSDTVVVYALLDSPSVAGAYRFAITNGDVLLMDIDSALYPRKTIERMGLGPCTSMYQVGENDRRMDWDWRPEIHDTDGLAMWTGTGEWIWRPLCNPPHLRFNMFVDENPRGFGLLQRDRNFDHYQDDGVYYEKRPCLWVEPKQGWGKGSVQLVEIPTVDETFDNIVAFWNPQDKPQPGQELLFGYRLYWGAQPPAASPLAHCVATRTGLGGVIGHKRTRFSWRFAVDFVGGELAALGKDKDAKVEAVLQLSRGSTEIVSARPLHEVSGYRAMFDVVPPDESTEQIDIRLFLRAGGKPLTETWLYQWTPPPASERKLY; the protein is encoded by the coding sequence ATGCAACGACGCGATTTCCTCAAGAACGCCGCCGCCGCCTTCGCCGCCATGGGCTTGCCCGCGATGCCGATGCTCGGCCAGGCCGCGCCCGCGGTCGGCCTGCGCCGCCTGGGCAAGCCGCAGCCCTTCGACTACGCCTGGCTCAAGGGCCACGCCCGGGCCATGGCCCAGGCGCCGTACCAGAGCCACAAGCGGGTGCTGCCGGGACCGCTGGAAGCCTTGAACTGGGACCAGTACCAGTCGATCCGCTATCGCCAGGACCACGCGTTGTGGGCGGTGGACAAGGGGCCCAAGTTCCAGGCCAAGTTCTTCCACCTGGGCCTGTACTTCAAGTCGCCGGTGCACATGTTCGACCTGGTCGACGGGCAGGCGCAGGAACTGGCCTACGACGGCGACGCGTTCGACTACGGCAGCAGCGGCCTGCAGGGCCAGCACCTGCCCAAGGAGCTGGGCTTCGCCGGCTTCCGCCTCAACACCAAGCAGGACACCGAGCGCGACTTCGCCGCCTTCCTGGGCGCCAGCTATTTCCGCGCGGTGGGCAAGGAGGGCCAGTACGGCCAGTCCGCGCGCGGCCTGGCGATCGACACCGGCACCGGCGGGCCGGAGGAATTCCCGGACTTCATCGCCTATTGGCTGGAGCAGCCCAAGGCCGGCTCGGACACCGTGGTTGTGTACGCGCTGCTGGATTCGCCGAGCGTGGCCGGCGCCTACCGCTTCGCCATCACCAACGGCGACGTGCTGCTGATGGACATCGACAGCGCGCTGTATCCGCGCAAGACCATCGAGCGGATGGGCCTGGGCCCGTGCACCAGCATGTACCAGGTCGGCGAGAACGACCGCCGCATGGACTGGGACTGGCGCCCGGAGATCCACGACACCGACGGCCTGGCGATGTGGACCGGCACCGGCGAATGGATCTGGCGGCCGCTGTGCAATCCGCCGCACCTGCGCTTCAACATGTTCGTGGACGAGAACCCGCGCGGCTTCGGCCTGCTGCAGCGCGACCGCAACTTCGACCACTACCAGGACGACGGCGTGTACTACGAGAAGCGCCCGTGCCTGTGGGTGGAGCCGAAGCAGGGATGGGGCAAGGGCTCGGTGCAACTGGTGGAGATTCCCACCGTCGACGAGACCTTCGACAACATCGTCGCGTTCTGGAATCCGCAGGACAAGCCGCAGCCGGGCCAGGAACTGCTGTTCGGCTACCGGCTGTACTGGGGCGCGCAGCCGCCGGCCGCCTCGCCGCTGGCGCACTGCGTGGCCACCCGCACCGGGCTGGGCGGGGTGATCGGGCACAAGCGCACCCGCTTCTCCTGGCGCTTCGCGGTGGACTTCGTCGGCGGCGAACTGGCCGCGCTGGGCAAGGACAAGGACGCCAAGGTCGAGGCGGTGCTGCAGCTGAGCCGCGGCAGCACCGAGATCGTCTCGGCGCGGCCGCTGCACGAAGTCTCCGGCTACCGCGCCATGTTCGACGTGGTGCCGCCGGACGAGAGCACCGAGCAGATCGACATCCGCCTGTTCCTGCGCGCCGGCGGCAAGCCGCTCACCGAGACCTGGCTGTACCAGTGGACACCGCCGCCGGCGAGCGAGCGCAAGCTGTATTGA
- a CDS encoding DUF4380 domain-containing protein, with protein sequence MDNGTIRLTVTPTLGGRVLGFQRSGGANLIKVGDAVQRQPTPTVDASADDIPYFGHDVWVGPQSAWWQHQDANPARRAAHANWPPDPYLSFATTSVVARTPQRLQLRGVDSPVTGVRLHKRFAVSPQRADSVVLQVQAQNVRKTAVAWDLWFNTRVPSATRMLVPVAAAGDIRVQAVAGGGSGYVPPRYVLQDGLMTLVAVPPAGSAGWRGKLLLQPSAGWFAAFAGGQAWVIRFAHQPRARIHPEQGQVEFYLEAPAADPGGGLLEMEVHAPYRTLAPGQRMQAEEQWTLLDYPGGDDPAQQRRFLCAHAAALALHGACPAP encoded by the coding sequence ATGGACAACGGCACGATCCGGCTTACGGTCACGCCGACGCTCGGCGGACGCGTGCTGGGCTTCCAGCGCAGCGGCGGCGCGAACCTGATCAAGGTCGGCGACGCGGTGCAGCGCCAGCCGACACCGACGGTCGACGCCAGCGCCGACGACATTCCCTATTTCGGCCACGACGTCTGGGTGGGCCCGCAGAGCGCCTGGTGGCAGCACCAGGACGCCAACCCGGCACGCCGCGCGGCGCACGCGAACTGGCCGCCGGACCCGTACCTGAGCTTCGCCACCACCAGCGTCGTCGCGCGCACGCCGCAACGCTTGCAACTGCGCGGGGTCGATAGCCCGGTCACGGGCGTGCGCCTGCACAAGCGCTTCGCGGTGTCGCCGCAGCGCGCCGACAGCGTGGTGCTGCAGGTCCAGGCGCAGAACGTGCGCAAGACCGCGGTGGCCTGGGATCTGTGGTTCAACACGCGGGTGCCGTCCGCGACCCGGATGCTGGTGCCGGTCGCGGCCGCGGGCGACATCCGCGTGCAGGCCGTCGCGGGCGGCGGCAGCGGCTATGTGCCGCCGCGTTACGTGCTGCAGGACGGGCTGATGACGCTGGTCGCGGTGCCGCCGGCGGGCAGCGCCGGTTGGCGCGGCAAGCTGCTGCTGCAACCCTCGGCCGGCTGGTTCGCGGCCTTCGCCGGCGGCCAGGCCTGGGTGATCCGTTTCGCGCACCAGCCGCGCGCCCGCATCCATCCCGAGCAGGGCCAGGTCGAGTTCTATCTGGAGGCGCCGGCGGCGGACCCGGGCGGCGGCCTGCTGGAGATGGAAGTGCACGCGCCGTACCGGACCCTGGCACCGGGCCAGCGGATGCAGGCCGAGGAACAGTGGACGTTGCTGGACTATCCCGGCGGCGACGATCCGGCGCAGCAGCGCCGCTTCCTGTGCGCGCACGCCGCGGCGCTGGCGCTGCACGGCGCCTGTCCGGCACCGTAG
- a CDS encoding low molecular weight protein tyrosine phosphatase family protein has translation MPVRHVLFLCARNRLRSPTAEHVFADWPGIETASAGIHADADTVVTPELLAWADLIFVMERRHRGKLSAAFQRHLGGKRIVCLDIPDDYAFMDPALVRRLQQAVTPHLPRRPPAP, from the coding sequence GTGCCCGTTCGCCATGTGCTGTTCCTGTGCGCCCGCAACCGGCTGCGCAGCCCGACCGCCGAACACGTCTTCGCCGACTGGCCCGGCATCGAAACCGCCTCGGCCGGGATCCATGCCGACGCCGATACCGTGGTCACGCCGGAACTGCTGGCCTGGGCCGACCTGATCTTCGTGATGGAACGACGCCACCGCGGCAAACTCTCGGCCGCGTTCCAGCGCCATCTGGGAGGCAAGCGCATCGTCTGCCTGGACATTCCCGACGACTACGCGTTCATGGACCCGGCGCTGGTCCGGCGCCTGCAGCAGGCGGTGACGCCGCATCTGCCGCGCCGCCCTCCGGCGCCGTAG
- a CDS encoding protein kinase domain-containing protein, translated as MDALQWQRLSPLLDQLLELAPDGRAARLAQLHVHDPAMADELVRMLALDAAGSDLLSEPLLAAAPTCLCAGHRVGPYALERLLGEGGMGQVWLARRADGLYQRQVALKLLRPGYADAALRQRFTREREILARLEHPHLARLLDAGIADDGRPYLALAYVEGEPLTDHCQRLHLSVSARLRLFLQVCEVVSHAHANLIVHRDLKPSNILVNAAGEVRLLDFGIAKLLDTEAETAGDPHPRTEIRAFTLHYAAPEQVRGEPITTLTDVYSLGVVLYELLTDQKPYHLCRSSDAEWERAILAVEAPRPSAAVTRAAQQGLRDPAEARRLAWRLRGDLDNILLKALQKPLAQRYSSAEALAQDLRRYLQGRPVQARSRGLGYRLRKYLQRHRWSVVFGSLTAAALLGAAGVALWQAREAHRETVRAQAMQDFVIGLFDRAGNAQRGDGFDLRGLLASGEQRGERELLRQPLARAELQGVIARLRIGLGDYREALLLLERQRALLATQDDVPLALQLEAATQHGRALRLLTRSQECVAVLQPLAPRAQQAQAQLPLQAAGFFSQLGRCRRVLGDRAPARAWFERALALHRDVLKDPAGIVESMTDIASMDSDIGLTDAAIAGYLQALALLDRQAGPRHPLSITLLRSLGVAYRDRGDVAQAEQAVGAALALSRSLNGDRHPVSLGLRRLRAAVMIDQGRLDVAEDELRAAHALTVERLGPTHRDTGMSWSSLAMLELERGQQAQAIADMDRSVAILRAPDSQAVLPYMLLNQGMALSAAGRYRDALAPLYEARARWITQLGHDNPAVGDSERLIAEARAALGEPRQADALLTQALRRTERGYGPTHPRTRAVRVAWARNLGRLGRQAQALQELQAQARLGGDGIESRKLRWRARAYAAEIHCQRRGEAGSGRDELQAVQRELAQAQPQGGTLVQEVAGLSAACGGPALLTAAR; from the coding sequence ATGGACGCGCTGCAGTGGCAACGCCTGTCGCCGTTGCTCGATCAATTGCTGGAACTGGCACCGGACGGACGCGCGGCGCGGCTGGCGCAGCTGCATGTGCACGATCCGGCCATGGCCGACGAGCTGGTGCGGATGCTGGCGCTGGACGCCGCCGGCTCGGACCTGCTCAGCGAGCCGCTGCTGGCGGCCGCGCCGACCTGCCTGTGCGCCGGCCACCGGGTCGGGCCGTACGCGCTGGAGCGCTTGCTCGGCGAAGGCGGCATGGGCCAGGTGTGGCTGGCGCGCCGCGCCGACGGGTTGTACCAGCGCCAGGTCGCGCTCAAGCTGCTGCGCCCCGGTTATGCCGACGCCGCGTTGCGCCAGCGCTTCACCCGCGAACGCGAGATCCTGGCGCGGCTGGAGCATCCGCACCTGGCGCGGCTGCTCGACGCGGGCATCGCCGACGACGGCCGTCCCTACCTGGCGCTGGCCTATGTCGAAGGCGAGCCGCTCACCGACCATTGCCAGCGCCTGCACCTGTCGGTGAGCGCGCGGCTGCGGCTGTTCCTGCAGGTGTGCGAAGTGGTCAGCCATGCGCACGCCAACCTGATCGTGCACCGCGACCTGAAGCCGTCGAACATCCTGGTCAACGCCGCCGGCGAAGTGCGGCTGCTCGATTTCGGCATCGCCAAGCTGCTCGACACAGAGGCCGAGACGGCGGGCGACCCGCATCCGCGCACCGAGATCCGCGCGTTCACCCTGCACTATGCGGCGCCGGAGCAGGTGCGCGGCGAACCGATCACGACGCTGACCGACGTGTACTCGCTGGGCGTGGTGCTGTACGAACTGCTCACCGACCAGAAGCCCTATCACCTGTGCCGCAGCAGCGACGCCGAATGGGAGCGCGCGATCCTCGCGGTGGAGGCGCCGCGCCCATCGGCGGCGGTGACGCGCGCCGCGCAGCAGGGACTGCGCGATCCGGCCGAGGCGCGGCGGCTGGCGTGGCGGCTGCGCGGCGACCTCGACAACATCCTGCTCAAGGCGCTACAGAAACCGCTGGCGCAGCGCTACTCCTCGGCCGAGGCATTGGCGCAGGACCTGCGCCGCTACCTGCAGGGACGGCCGGTGCAGGCGCGTTCGCGCGGCCTGGGCTACCGCCTGCGGAAATACCTGCAGCGCCATCGCTGGAGCGTGGTGTTCGGCAGCCTGACCGCCGCGGCCCTGCTCGGCGCCGCGGGCGTGGCGCTGTGGCAGGCCCGCGAGGCGCATCGCGAAACGGTGCGCGCGCAGGCGATGCAGGATTTCGTGATCGGCCTGTTCGACCGTGCCGGCAACGCGCAGCGCGGCGACGGCTTCGACCTGCGCGGCCTGCTGGCCAGCGGCGAGCAGCGCGGCGAACGCGAACTGTTGCGGCAGCCGCTGGCGCGGGCGGAGCTGCAGGGGGTGATCGCGCGCCTGCGCATCGGCCTGGGCGACTACCGCGAAGCGCTGCTGCTGCTGGAGCGACAACGCGCATTGCTGGCCACGCAGGACGACGTGCCGCTGGCGCTGCAACTGGAAGCGGCGACCCAGCACGGACGCGCGCTGCGCCTGCTGACCCGCTCGCAGGAATGCGTGGCGGTGCTGCAGCCGTTGGCGCCGCGGGCGCAGCAGGCGCAGGCGCAACTGCCGCTGCAGGCCGCCGGGTTCTTCTCGCAACTGGGACGCTGCCGGCGCGTGCTCGGCGACCGCGCGCCGGCGCGCGCCTGGTTCGAGCGCGCGCTGGCGCTGCACCGCGACGTGCTCAAGGATCCGGCCGGCATCGTCGAGAGCATGACCGACATCGCCTCGATGGACAGCGACATCGGCCTGACCGACGCGGCCATCGCCGGCTACCTGCAGGCGCTGGCCCTGCTCGACCGCCAGGCCGGCCCACGGCATCCGCTCAGCATCACCCTGCTGCGCAGCCTGGGCGTGGCCTACCGCGATCGCGGCGACGTCGCCCAGGCCGAGCAGGCGGTCGGCGCGGCGCTGGCGCTCTCGCGCAGCTTGAACGGCGATCGCCATCCGGTCAGCCTGGGGCTGCGCCGCCTGCGCGCGGCGGTGATGATCGACCAGGGCCGCCTCGACGTGGCCGAGGACGAACTGCGTGCCGCGCATGCGCTGACCGTGGAGCGGCTGGGACCGACCCACCGCGATACCGGCATGAGCTGGAGTTCGCTGGCGATGCTGGAACTGGAGCGCGGCCAGCAGGCGCAGGCGATCGCCGACATGGACCGCTCGGTCGCGATTCTGCGCGCGCCCGACAGCCAGGCGGTGCTGCCGTACATGCTGCTCAACCAGGGCATGGCGCTGTCGGCGGCGGGGCGTTACCGCGACGCGCTGGCGCCGCTGTACGAAGCGCGGGCGCGCTGGATCACGCAACTGGGCCACGACAACCCGGCGGTGGGCGACAGCGAACGGCTGATCGCCGAGGCCCGCGCCGCGCTCGGCGAACCGCGCCAGGCCGACGCGCTGCTGACCCAGGCGCTGCGCCGCACCGAACGCGGCTACGGCCCGACCCACCCGCGCACCCGCGCGGTGCGGGTGGCCTGGGCACGCAACCTCGGCCGCCTTGGCCGCCAAGCGCAGGCGTTGCAGGAACTGCAGGCGCAGGCGCGGCTGGGCGGGGACGGGATCGAGAGCCGCAAGCTGCGCTGGCGCGCCCGCGCCTATGCCGCCGAGATCCATTGCCAACGCCGCGGCGAGGCAGGCAGCGGGCGCGACGAACTGCAGGCCGTGCAACGCGAACTGGCGCAGGCGCAGCCGCAGGGCGGCACGCTGGTGCAGGAAGTGGCGGGGTTGAGCGCGGCCTGCGGCGGCCCGGCACTGCTGACCGCCGCGCGTTGA
- a CDS encoding ECF-type sigma factor codes for MVETAPEITVWLDAARGGDRAALDRVLSTLYQDLHSMARRQLAGQHAQTLDATSLVHESYLKLLGSRGMARFDDRAHFFAYAASAMRSVVVDYARNRLTRKRGGDLKRVAEIPEDSGGVRLDEDLLALDVALDRLQALDERLARVVELRYFAGLGEQEIAELLQRSERSVRRDWQKARIFLLAAMQDH; via the coding sequence GTGGTAGAGACAGCACCCGAGATCACCGTGTGGCTGGACGCCGCGCGCGGCGGCGACCGCGCGGCGCTCGATCGCGTGCTCAGCACGCTCTACCAGGACCTGCACAGCATGGCCCGACGCCAGTTGGCCGGGCAGCACGCGCAGACCCTGGACGCGACCTCGCTGGTCCACGAGTCCTATCTCAAATTGCTCGGTTCGCGCGGCATGGCCCGCTTCGACGACCGCGCGCACTTCTTCGCCTACGCCGCCTCGGCGATGCGCAGCGTGGTGGTCGACTACGCGCGCAACCGCCTGACCCGCAAGCGCGGCGGCGACCTCAAGCGCGTCGCCGAGATTCCCGAGGACAGCGGCGGGGTGCGCCTGGACGAGGACCTGCTGGCGCTGGACGTGGCGCTGGACCGGCTGCAGGCGCTCGACGAGCGCCTGGCCAGGGTGGTGGAGCTGCGCTACTTCGCCGGCCTGGGCGAACAGGAGATCGCCGAGCTGCTGCAGCGCTCCGAACGCAGCGTCCGCCGCGACTGGCAGAAGGCGCGCATCTTCCTGCTGGCGGCGATGCAGGATCACTAG